A window from Cryptomeria japonica chromosome 1, Sugi_1.0, whole genome shotgun sequence encodes these proteins:
- the LOC131063212 gene encoding xyloglucan galactosyltransferase MUR3, translating to MRQQRWWDSNRGRSNNRKMDKSAGKLTFRTIFCFVVMMVFVLWCLLYLVQYSMLSFNGSELTAPQIAINLPKKTIETLAKVESPPPPPPRAFVKALKTADNKSDPCGGRYVYVHDLPARFNEEMLRECRRLSLWTNMCKFTANAGLGPPLENTEGVFSNTGWYATNQFSMDVIFRERMKQYECLTNDSSLAAAVYVPFYAGLDISRHLWGYNISVRDSASLALMDWLVSRPEWNVMRGHDHFLVGGRITWDFRRLTDQETDWGNKLLFLSAMKNMTMLVVEASPWNKNDMAIPYPTYFHPARDSEIVDWQKRMRSMDRPSLFSFAGAPRPDIPTSIRGQIMDQCRNSKVGMLLECDLGESKCHSPSAIMKMFQGSVFCLQPQGDSYTRRSLFDSMLAGCIPVLFHPGSAYAQYFWHLPKNYTTYSVFIAENDIRKNNVSIEEILLQIPPKQVKRMREEVIKLIPNLVYADPRSKLHAFKDAFDVTVQSMVDKVTKLRKDLLVGGFIEDYEEDKGSEQHTRKWEGLRREGERTWDEFFSKPKDEGSGQSQAR from the coding sequence ATGCGGCAGCAGCGCTGGTGGGATTCGAACCGCGGACGCAGCAACAATAGAAAAATGGACAAATCAGCAGGCAAGTTGACGTTCCGCACGATTTTCTGTTTTGTGGTTATGATGGTGTTCGTGTTATGGTGCCTGTTATATCTTGTTCAGTATTCCATGCTCAGCTTCAACGGATCTGAGTTGACGGCGCCTCAAATCGCCATCAATTTACCCAAAAAAACCATAGAAACCCTAGCTAAAGTCGAAAGCCCTCCTCCGCCCCCGCCGAGGGCCTTTGTGAAGGCTCTGAAAACAGCTGATAATAAAAGCGATCCTTGTGGGGGAAGGTATGTTTATGTGCATGATTTACCTGCTAGGTTTAATGAAGAAATGCTTAGAGAATGCCGGCGGTTAAGCCTGTGGACTAACATGTGCAAATTCACTGCAAATGCTGGGCTTGGTCCTCCATTGGAGAATACCGAAGGGGTTTTTTCCAACACCGGGTGGTACGCCACAAATCAGTTTTCCATGGACGTTATTTTCCGCGAAAGGATGAAGCAGTATGAATGCTTGACCAATGATTCGTCTCTGGCGGCCGCTGTCTATGTTCCGTTCTATGCGGGACTTGATATCTCGAGGCATCTCTGGGGATATAATATTTCTGTCAGGGATTCTGCTTCCCTGGCGCTCATGGATTGGCTGGTGAGTAGGCCGGAGTGGAATGTCATGAGAGGTCATGATCACTTTCTTGTGGGTGGCAGAATTACTTGGGATTTCAGGAGGCTGACTGATCAGGAGACTGATTGGGGTAATAAGCTGCTGTTTTTGTCTGCTATGAAGAACATGACTATGCTTGTGGTGGAGGCCAGTCCGTGGAATAAGAATGATATGGCTATTCCTTATCCAACTTACTTTCATCCTGCTAGGGACTCTGAAATTGTGGATTGGCAGAAAAGAATGCGAAGCATGGATCGGCCCTCTTTGTTTTCATTTGCTGGTGCACCCAGGCCAGACATTCCCACATCCATCCGAGGGCAGATCATGGATCAGTGCAGGAATTCGAAGGTGGGAATGTTGCTGGAGTGTGATCTCGGCGAGAGCAAGTGCCACTCTCCTAGTGCGATCATGAAAATGTTCCAGGGGTCTGTGTTTTGCTTGCAGCCTCAGGGTGATTCATACACTCGTAGATCGCTATTCGATTCCATGTTGGCGGGTTGCATTCCTGTTCTGTTTCATCCAGGTTCAGCATATGCCCAATATTTCTGGCACCTCCCAAAGAATTATACTACATATTCGGTGTTCATTGCTGAGAATGACATCCGGAAAAATAATGTTAGCATAGAGGAAATACTGCTCCAGATCCCTCCAAAGCAGGTCAAGAGAATGAGAGAAGAGGTGATAAAACTAATTCCCAATTTAGTATACGCTGATCCCCGATCCAAATTACACGCTTTCAAGGATGCCTTTGATGTGACTGTGCAATCAATGGTTGATAAGGTTACCAAACTTAGGAAGGATTTATTGGTAGGGGGTTTCATTGAGGATTACGAGGAAGATAAGGGATCAGAGCAACACACGAGAAAGTGGGAAGGACTTAGAAGGGAGGGTGAGCGGACGTGGGATGAGTTCTTCTCTAAGCCAAAGGATGAGGGATCTGGGCAATCCCAAGCAAGATAG